The following proteins are co-located in the Bacteroidales bacterium genome:
- a CDS encoding gliding motility-associated C-terminal domain-containing protein — MLAETLFASQTINVQDISAPVIASLPAPTTIDCPATPEFATATATDECGSAFTLTYEDSTLPGICAGAYSVTRTWTATDACGNISSASQTINVQDISAPVIASLPAPTTIDCPATPEFATATATDECGSAFTLTFEDVTTPGICAGAYSVTRTWTATDACGNISSASQTINVQDISAPVIASLPAPTTIDCPATPEFATATATDECGSAFTLTYEDATTPGICAGAYSVTRTWTATDACGNISSASQTINVQDISAPVIASLPAPTTIDCPATPEFATATATDECGSAFTLTYEDATTPGICAGAYSVTRTWTATDACGNISSASQTINVQDISAPVIASLPAPTTIDCPATPEFATATATDECGSAFTLTYEDSTVPGICAGAYSVTRTWTATDACGNISSASQTINVQDISAPVIASLPAPTTIDCPATPEFATATATDECGSAFTLTFEDATMPGACTGAYSVIRTWTATDACGNISSASQTINVQDISAPVIASLPAPTTIDCPATPEFATATATDECGSAFTLTYEDSTVPGICAGAYSVTRTWTATDACGNISSASQTINVQDISAPVIASLPAPTTIDCPATPEFATATATDECGSAFTLTYEDSTVPGICAGAYSVTRTWTANDACGNISSASQTINVQDISAPVIASLPAPTTIDCPATPEFATATATDECGSAFTLTYEDSTVPGICAGAYSVTRTWTATDACGNISSASQTINVRDITAPVVVCPGNITVNNDPGVCGANVIVPTPTVLETCGVVSILNDLNLTSNANGYYPVGTTQIIWTINDECNNVSTCTMSVTVTDNEAPAIQCPEDVLICSTETLNIGLATGTDNCGILSVTNNATGNFMVGTTAITWTVTDIHGNSSSCEQSITIVPMVTANAGPDETICQNSQGYQVLGATASNYSSLLWTTTGNGSLLNANTISPTYVPQTGETGNVYLTLTASGIAPCSGTSDQLLLSIIPGPMVSAGDDATICENQVFVPTTSNAAYYNSILWTTSGTGTFNDPTILHPTYTPDATDIQSGTVVLTLTSIGSALCGNIADNMTLTISEAIIAQAGPDAATCQGIPFTVNQASAQNAVSVYWTHNGLGTLTGNTTLNPTYTPAQNELGTILLTLHAEGLGTCGNNEDQMALSVHGIPQVFAGNDNSSCGNNPFVLSEATSSNIESQQWTTSGDGIFDVPTLLNATYLPGPNDLDNGVVTLKLSAIGYANCGIVEDSLVLNLTTEPSANAGPDASTCSSSPYTIQYANATSVAGLYWTHNGNGTLNDATTLHPTYIPGINETGNITLVLHITAYGNCGSVLDSMSLMVQEPALADAGNDLATCDQASVRITNSQASAYTSILWVSSGDGSFDDPTDLHPLYTPGNTDRANGLVRLSLHLQGITPCQDVVDEMLLQIGMSPKVYAGDDAYLCQNESFTIIGATAISQGTISWQISPASSGVLSGANTLTPTFTPASGYFGEVILTLSQEGSSACANIVATDQVKLTVNKSPVANAGEDQVIGEDKRAKLNGSASEGSGLYAWKWQPEKFLEDATSMNPMTLPLGSTTTFTLTVMDLVSSCSGNDEITVFIGSPGFEIIARADYDTVLVNNSGKIEVLLNDIYPDNSKVTLSLCSNPNNGLAIINPDQTITYQPKRKFTGDDSLCYRICIDVTPEICVDTMVYIHVRPTKIDDLLVVTGITPNDDNVNDDWTIRGIEDYPDNTVIIFNRWGDKIRSFTGYDNKEKVWDGKNEEGKPVPDGTYFYILEIKELGKSSGWIFVRGNRE; from the coding sequence ATGCTTGCGGAAACACTCTTCGCTTCCCAGACCATCAATGTTCAGGACATTTCGGCTCCTGTGATTGCATCTCTGCCTGCCCCAACAACCATTGATTGTCCGGCAACACCAGAATTTGCAACAGCTACAGCTACCGATGAATGTGGTTCTGCTTTCACCTTAACTTATGAAGACAGCACTTTGCCCGGTATTTGTGCCGGGGCATACAGCGTAACCCGCACATGGACTGCAACCGATGCTTGCGGAAATATTTCATCAGCTTCGCAGACAATCAATGTTCAGGATATTTCTGCTCCTGTGATTGCATCTCTGCCTGCTCCGACAACCATTGATTGCCCGGCAACACCTGAATTTGCAACAGCTACAGCTACCGATGAATGCGGTTCTGCCTTCACTTTAACCTTTGAAGATGTTACTACTCCCGGTATATGTGCCGGAGCATACAGCGTAACCCGCACATGGACAGCAACGGATGCTTGTGGAAACATTTCTTCTGCTTCCCAGACCATCAATGTTCAGGATATCTCTGCCCCGGTAATTGCATCTCTGCCTGCACCGACAACCATTGATTGTCCGGCAACACCAGAATTTGCCACAGCTACAGCTACTGATGAATGCGGTTCTGCTTTCACCTTAACTTATGAAGACGCTACTACACCAGGTATTTGTGCAGGTGCATACAGCGTAACCCGCACATGGACTGCTACCGATGCTTGTGGAAATATTTCTTCAGCCTCGCAAACAATCAATGTTCAGGATATTTCGGCTCCTGTGATTGCATCTCTGCCTGCACCGACAACCATTGATTGTCCGGCAACACCGGAATTTGCAACAGCTACAGCTACCGATGAATGTGGTTCTGCTTTCACATTAACTTATGAAGACGCTACAACACCAGGTATTTGTGCCGGTGCATACAGCGTAACCCGCACATGGACGGCAACGGATGCTTGCGGAAACATTTCATCTGCTTCCCAGACCATCAATGTTCAGGATATTTCGGCTCCTGTGATTGCATCTCTGCCTGCCCCGACAACCATTGATTGTCCGGCAACACCAGAATTTGCAACAGCTACAGCTACCGATGAATGTGGTTCTGCTTTCACATTAACTTATGAAGACAGCACTGTGCCCGGTATTTGTGCCGGAGCATACAGCGTAACCCGCACCTGGACGGCAACGGATGCTTGCGGAAATATTTCTTCTGCTTCCCAGACAATCAACGTTCAGGATATCTCTGCCCCTGTGATTGCATCTCTGCCTGCACCGACAACCATCGATTGTCCGGCAACACCGGAATTTGCAACAGCTACAGCTACCGATGAATGTGGTTCTGCATTTACCCTAACCTTTGAAGATGCTACAATGCCCGGTGCATGCACCGGTGCCTACAGCGTTATTCGCACATGGACTGCAACGGATGCTTGCGGAAACATTTCTTCTGCTTCCCAGACTATCAATGTTCAGGATATCTCTGCTCCTGTGATTGCATCTCTGCCTGCCCCGACAACCATTGATTGTCCGGCAACACCGGAATTTGCAACAGCTACAGCTACCGATGAATGTGGTTCTGCTTTCACCTTAACCTATGAGGACAGCACTGTGCCAGGTATTTGTGCCGGCGCCTACAGCGTAACCCGCACATGGACAGCAACGGATGCTTGCGGAAACATTTCTTCTGCTTCACAGACTATCAATGTTCAGGATATTTCGGCTCCGGTGATTGCATCTCTGCCTGCCCCGACAACCATTGATTGTCCGGCAACACCGGAATTTGCAACAGCTACAGCTACTGATGAATGTGGTTCTGCTTTCACCTTAACTTATGAAGACAGCACTGTGCCCGGTATTTGTGCCGGTGCATACAGCGTAACCCGCACCTGGACTGCTAACGATGCTTGTGGAAATATTTCTTCAGCATCGCAAACAATCAATGTTCAGGATATCTCTGCTCCTGTGATTGCATCTCTGCCTGCACCGACAACCATTGATTGTCCGGCAACACCAGAGTTTGCAACAGCTACAGCTACCGATGAATGCGGTTCTGCTTTCACATTAACTTATGAAGACAGCACTGTGCCCGGTATTTGTGCCGGAGCATACAGCGTAACCCGCACATGGACAGCAACGGATGCTTGTGGAAATATTTCATCAGCCTCGCAAACTATCAATGTCAGGGATATTACTGCTCCGGTTGTTGTTTGTCCGGGGAATATTACAGTTAATAACGATCCCGGAGTTTGCGGAGCCAATGTTATTGTGCCCACTCCAACAGTATTGGAAACCTGTGGAGTAGTAAGCATTCTCAATGACCTGAATCTAACTTCAAATGCTAATGGTTATTATCCGGTAGGAACCACTCAGATCATTTGGACCATAAATGATGAGTGCAACAATGTCTCTACCTGTACAATGAGTGTTACAGTAACTGATAATGAAGCACCTGCCATTCAATGTCCGGAAGATGTGCTGATATGTTCGACAGAAACCCTAAATATTGGATTAGCAACTGGTACTGATAATTGTGGTATTCTGTCGGTTACCAATAATGCTACTGGAAACTTTATGGTCGGTACTACAGCCATAACCTGGACAGTAACAGACATTCACGGGAACAGTTCATCCTGTGAGCAGAGTATTACGATCGTTCCTATGGTCACTGCCAATGCAGGGCCGGATGAAACGATTTGTCAGAATTCTCAAGGCTACCAGGTACTCGGGGCCACAGCATCCAATTATTCCAGTTTGCTTTGGACCACAACCGGGAATGGTTCGTTATTGAATGCCAATACTATTTCACCGACCTATGTGCCCCAGACAGGAGAAACAGGGAATGTATATTTAACCCTGACAGCATCCGGAATTGCTCCATGTTCAGGAACTTCTGATCAGCTCCTGTTGAGCATCATTCCAGGGCCAATGGTTTCAGCAGGTGATGATGCTACTATTTGTGAGAACCAGGTTTTCGTTCCAACAACTTCCAATGCAGCATATTACAATTCCATTCTTTGGACGACTTCAGGAACCGGAACATTCAATGATCCTACGATATTGCACCCCACCTACACTCCAGATGCAACAGATATCCAGTCAGGAACAGTGGTCTTAACTCTCACAAGTATTGGATCAGCTTTATGCGGAAATATTGCAGATAATATGACACTAACCATATCGGAAGCAATAATAGCACAAGCAGGTCCGGATGCAGCAACATGCCAGGGAATTCCTTTCACAGTTAACCAGGCCAGTGCACAAAATGCTGTTTCAGTCTACTGGACGCATAATGGACTTGGCACCCTTACAGGCAATACAACACTGAATCCCACTTATACTCCAGCTCAGAATGAATTGGGAACCATTCTTCTTACCCTTCATGCTGAAGGCTTGGGCACATGCGGGAACAATGAGGACCAGATGGCTTTATCTGTTCATGGCATACCCCAGGTGTTTGCCGGGAATGATAATTCCAGTTGCGGGAACAATCCATTCGTATTGTCAGAAGCTACCTCCTCCAATATTGAGAGTCAGCAATGGACGACATCCGGCGATGGAATTTTTGATGTTCCAACTTTATTAAATGCCACTTATCTTCCCGGACCTAATGATTTAGATAATGGAGTTGTTACCTTGAAACTTTCAGCTATTGGGTATGCCAATTGCGGAATCGTAGAAGACAGCCTGGTCTTGAATTTAACCACAGAACCTTCTGCAAATGCCGGTCCTGATGCAAGCACCTGTAGTTCTTCACCTTACACAATTCAGTATGCCAATGCTACTTCGGTTGCCGGTCTGTACTGGACCCATAATGGTAATGGCACACTAAATGATGCCACAACCTTACATCCTACTTATATACCAGGCATAAATGAAACCGGAAATATTACCCTGGTTTTACATATTACTGCTTATGGAAACTGCGGAAGTGTTTTGGATTCAATGTCGTTAATGGTACAAGAGCCTGCTCTTGCCGATGCAGGGAATGATCTTGCAACCTGCGATCAGGCTTCAGTAAGGATTACAAATTCCCAGGCGTCTGCTTATACTTCAATACTTTGGGTTAGTTCAGGCGATGGTTCATTTGATGATCCCACAGACTTGCATCCATTATATACTCCTGGTAACACTGACAGAGCAAACGGTTTGGTCAGGCTGAGTCTTCATTTACAAGGTATTACCCCATGTCAGGATGTAGTTGATGAGATGCTGTTACAAATTGGCATGAGTCCGAAAGTTTATGCCGGTGATGATGCTTACCTCTGCCAGAATGAAAGCTTTACAATAATTGGAGCGACTGCAATTTCCCAGGGAACCATTTCCTGGCAAATCTCGCCAGCATCAAGCGGTGTTTTATCAGGAGCAAATACACTTACTCCGACCTTTACTCCGGCAAGTGGATATTTTGGAGAAGTGATTCTAACACTTTCACAGGAAGGAAGCTCTGCTTGTGCTAATATTGTAGCAACAGACCAGGTGAAATTAACTGTAAATAAATCACCCGTAGCAAATGCAGGTGAAGACCAGGTAATAGGTGAGGATAAGCGTGCAAAGCTCAATGGTTCAGCTTCTGAAGGTTCGGGACTCTATGCATGGAAATGGCAACCTGAAAAATTCCTGGAGGATGCAACTTCCATGAATCCTATGACTCTGCCTTTGGGTTCAACCACTACCTTTACATTAACCGTAATGGATTTAGTGAGTAGTTGTTCCGGAAATGATGAGATCACAGTCTTTATCGGATCGCCAGGTTTTGAAATCATAGCAAGGGCCGACTACGACACTGTTCTGGTCAATAATTCAGGAAAAATTGAAGTGCTTCTGAACGACATTTATCCTGACAATTCTAAGGTAACTTTATCATTATGTTCCAATCCTAACAATGGATTAGCAATTATCAATCCTGACCAGACTATAACTTATCAGCCCAAGCGGAAATTTACTGGTGATGATTCCTTGTGTTACAGGATATGTATTGATGTTACACCTGAAATATGCGTGGATACCATGGTATATATCCATGTAAGGCCAACTAAAATTGATGACTTACTAGTTGTTACAGGGATTACTCCAAATGATGATAATGTAAATGATGACTGGACTATCAGAGGTATTGAAGACTACCCTGATAATACAGTAATAATTTTCAATCGTTGGGGTGATAAGATCCGCTCCTTTACTGGTTACGACAATAAAGAAAAGGTTTGGGATGGGAAGAATGAAGAAGGAAAGCCTGTACCAGATGGCACATACTTCTATATCCTTGAGATTAAAGAATTAGGTAAATCATCAGGTTGGATTTTTGTAAGAGGTAATCGTGAATAG
- a CDS encoding type IX secretion system membrane protein PorP/SprF, translating into MKKILFHTLSLATILVTLFSARVNAQQDPLFSQYMFNKLAVNPAYAGSRDVLTLDALYRYQWVNIEGAPQTFSASMHSPLRNNHMGLGLNVYHDVIGPSINQGAMATFSYRILFPNSKLSFGIQAGYKYTDVLWSRIVTLETEDPLLRAPLNNKAVPDASFGVYYYSNKYYVGFSSKQLFQNQMGVVSVNGEEQFTKLLRHFYGMAGAAFPISEDVVFRPSALVKFVKNAPPQMDLNASFMIKSAFWLGVSYRTEKALSFMAEFNLSENLRMGYSYDHWFNELQSSNKGSHEVRLSFDFDIFHSRMLTPRYF; encoded by the coding sequence ATGAAAAAGATACTCTTCCATACTCTCAGCCTCGCAACAATTCTTGTAACTCTTTTTTCTGCACGAGTTAATGCACAACAGGATCCACTGTTCAGTCAATATATGTTCAACAAGCTTGCAGTCAATCCAGCATATGCAGGCAGTCGTGATGTTCTTACCCTGGATGCATTATACAGGTATCAGTGGGTAAATATTGAAGGAGCTCCCCAGACTTTTTCAGCATCAATGCATTCACCTTTGAGGAACAATCATATGGGACTCGGTTTAAATGTTTATCATGATGTAATCGGCCCTTCTATTAACCAGGGTGCTATGGCTACTTTCTCATACCGTATCCTTTTCCCTAACTCAAAATTATCCTTTGGAATTCAGGCTGGTTATAAATATACAGATGTACTCTGGTCAAGAATAGTTACCCTTGAAACTGAAGATCCACTGTTACGTGCTCCTTTAAATAACAAGGCCGTTCCCGATGCAAGCTTTGGTGTTTATTATTACTCAAACAAATATTATGTTGGGTTTTCTTCAAAGCAGTTGTTTCAAAACCAGATGGGAGTAGTTTCAGTTAATGGTGAAGAACAATTCACCAAACTGCTTCGCCACTTTTACGGTATGGCCGGTGCAGCCTTCCCAATCTCAGAAGATGTTGTTTTCCGTCCATCAGCTTTAGTAAAGTTTGTTAAGAATGCTCCTCCTCAAATGGATCTGAATGCAAGTTTCATGATTAAGAGTGCTTTCTGGCTTGGAGTATCTTATCGTACCGAAAAAGCTTTATCATTCATGGCAGAATTCAACCTATCAGAAAATCTAAGAATGGGTTACTCATATGATCATTGGTTCAATGAACTTCAATCATCCAACAAAGGATCTCACGAAGTAAGGCTCAGTTTCGACTTCGATATTTTCCATTCAAGAATGCTTACCCCCCGTTATTTCTAA
- a CDS encoding HYR domain-containing protein, with the protein MRNIFTQSGQEIRTGKALPVLFFMGVILFASGLQEARAQAVLHSVGPTTICEGASTTMAVTIDGGLYPFTLIYTDGTNQFTVTPYDDEQLITVSPTITTTYTLVSIAFGSSPVQYLDDLSGSVTITVNPLPTNLSITVNPVSPVCPGVNFTISASATNGSTYELWNQANTVKISNLPYTTSIASATSYTVRAISVHSCTISQALTVGIDNVAPTISCPASQNLNTNAGSCSATLPDYRSGVTVSDNCTANGSITLTQNPAPGTVLAGGDGSTQLVTITATDASSNSNSCSFTITVQDVENPAITGTAVSGNKNTDAGQCYYTVSGTEFNPTSVTDNCGVLSTTYSVSGATTASGNNTMAGVQLSKGANIILWTATDINGNTNTWTFTITVVDNQNPQFTNCPANRDLNMGAGVCTAVLPNYITLLSVTTTDNCGAGAVGITQSPVAGTVLAGGDGSTQLITLTATDASGNSNTCTFTVTVQDTELPSLSCPANISQNVDVGVCGAVVTYTAPVGTDNCGGANTVRTAGLASGATFPVGVTTNTFVTTDAAGNSSSCSFTVTVLDNVLPEITCPADITTSAEAGGCTATVTYTAPVGTDVCAGAVTVQTAGLASGSSFPAGVTTNTFRVTDASGNEATCSFTVTVTDTEAPVISNCPSNISQSNDLNQCNAVVTWTEPTATDNCTSSGNLVWTKSHTPGSSFPVGTTTVTYTARDASNNSSVSCSFTVTVTDTQSPVISGCPSNITKSSDPGICTAIVSWTEPSATDNCTSSGNLVWTKSHTPGTLFTAGTTTVTYTAADAAGNISNVCSFNVTVVDNQKPIISGCPTNMTVANTAGLCTGTATWTEPTATDNCTASGSLVWTKSHTPGSTFPIGNTIVTYTVKDASNNTSNPCSFTVTVTESEPPVANCKPATIYLNGSGIATLAVSDVNNGSTDNCTAQGSLIITLSKTSFNCSNKGIE; encoded by the coding sequence ATGAGAAACATCTTTACCCAGTCAGGACAGGAAATTCGTACAGGCAAGGCACTGCCTGTATTATTTTTTATGGGAGTCATCCTTTTTGCATCAGGCTTACAGGAAGCCAGGGCACAGGCTGTTCTCCACAGTGTAGGACCCACAACAATTTGTGAAGGAGCAAGCACAACGATGGCCGTAACCATCGATGGAGGGCTTTATCCCTTTACGCTGATTTATACCGATGGTACCAATCAGTTTACTGTGACTCCTTACGATGATGAACAGTTAATTACTGTTTCACCGACAATAACCACTACTTATACCCTGGTGAGTATTGCCTTTGGAAGTAGTCCTGTGCAATACCTGGATGACTTAAGTGGTTCCGTCACAATAACGGTGAATCCACTGCCAACAAATCTGAGTATTACAGTTAACCCGGTTTCTCCGGTCTGCCCCGGGGTCAATTTCACAATTTCTGCTTCCGCAACTAACGGAAGCACTTATGAATTGTGGAACCAGGCTAACACTGTGAAGATATCAAACTTGCCCTACACAACCTCGATTGCATCTGCAACGAGTTATACTGTAAGAGCAATCAGTGTTCACAGTTGCACTATCAGTCAGGCGCTGACTGTAGGTATTGACAATGTTGCCCCAACAATCAGCTGCCCGGCTAGTCAAAATCTGAATACCAATGCAGGAAGTTGCAGTGCCACCCTTCCTGATTACAGGTCAGGGGTAACAGTTAGTGATAACTGTACCGCCAATGGCTCAATAACGCTTACACAGAATCCTGCCCCTGGTACTGTCCTGGCCGGTGGCGACGGATCAACACAATTGGTAACCATTACTGCAACCGACGCTAGCAGTAATTCCAATTCCTGCTCATTTACAATTACTGTTCAGGATGTTGAAAATCCTGCAATTACCGGAACAGCCGTTTCCGGAAATAAAAATACTGATGCCGGCCAATGCTACTATACAGTATCCGGCACCGAATTCAATCCAACCTCAGTTACTGATAACTGCGGAGTATTATCGACCACATATTCTGTTTCAGGGGCAACAACTGCTTCCGGAAACAATACCATGGCCGGAGTGCAGCTTTCGAAAGGTGCCAACATAATTTTGTGGACTGCCACCGACATTAATGGCAATACCAATACCTGGACTTTCACCATTACGGTAGTTGACAATCAAAATCCTCAATTCACAAATTGTCCTGCCAACCGCGATCTCAACATGGGAGCAGGTGTTTGCACAGCAGTCCTTCCAAACTATATCACCCTGCTTAGTGTCACAACAACTGACAATTGTGGTGCCGGAGCAGTTGGTATAACTCAATCGCCAGTTGCCGGAACAGTTTTGGCCGGCGGGGATGGATCTACTCAACTGATCACCCTGACAGCTACCGATGCTTCGGGAAATTCCAACACCTGCACTTTCACTGTGACGGTTCAGGACACCGAGTTACCCAGCCTGAGCTGCCCGGCTAACATCAGCCAAAATGTGGATGTCGGGGTTTGTGGTGCGGTAGTGACTTATACAGCACCTGTTGGAACAGATAATTGCGGGGGAGCTAATACTGTCCGGACAGCAGGTCTTGCTTCCGGTGCTACCTTCCCGGTCGGAGTTACTACCAACACTTTTGTTACCACTGATGCTGCAGGAAATTCAAGTTCCTGCAGTTTCACTGTAACAGTGCTGGATAATGTGTTACCGGAAATCACTTGTCCGGCTGATATTACAACTTCAGCCGAAGCCGGTGGATGTACTGCAACTGTGACTTATACGGCACCTGTTGGAACAGATGTTTGTGCCGGTGCGGTTACTGTTCAGACAGCAGGTTTGGCATCTGGTTCATCATTCCCTGCCGGTGTTACAACAAACACCTTCAGGGTAACTGATGCTTCAGGCAATGAAGCCACCTGCAGTTTCACTGTTACAGTTACTGATACAGAAGCTCCGGTTATTTCGAACTGTCCTTCAAACATCAGTCAATCGAATGACCTGAATCAGTGCAATGCTGTTGTTACCTGGACCGAACCCACTGCAACGGATAATTGCACTTCATCAGGCAATCTGGTCTGGACAAAGTCGCATACTCCTGGTTCATCATTCCCGGTAGGTACCACAACAGTGACCTATACAGCAAGAGATGCCTCAAACAATTCGAGCGTATCTTGCAGTTTCACTGTTACGGTGACTGATACACAGTCTCCTGTAATTAGCGGATGTCCTTCGAATATTACCAAATCGAGTGACCCCGGTATTTGTACAGCCATTGTTTCCTGGACTGAACCCAGCGCAACTGACAACTGTACATCTTCAGGAAATCTTGTCTGGACAAAATCACATACCCCTGGTACTCTATTCACTGCTGGTACTACCACCGTTACATATACAGCAGCCGATGCTGCAGGAAACATCAGCAATGTATGCAGTTTTAATGTAACAGTAGTTGATAATCAGAAGCCAATCATCAGTGGTTGTCCTACAAATATGACTGTTGCGAATACCGCCGGATTGTGCACCGGTACAGCTACATGGACTGAACCGACAGCTACCGACAACTGCACTGCTTCCGGAAGTCTGGTATGGACAAAATCACATACACCCGGCTCAACCTTCCCGATAGGAAACACCATTGTAACCTATACAGTGAAGGATGCATCCAATAATACAAGTAATCCATGCAGTTTTACAGTAACAGTAACTGAAAGTGAACCTCCCGTTGCAAATTGCAAACCAGCCACTATTTATCTTAATGGTTCCGGTATTGCCACTCTGGCTGTAAGTGATGTGAATAATGGTTCCACTGATAATTGTACTGCACAGGGAAGCCTGATTATTACCCTTAGTAAAACTTCTTTCAATTGCTCCAATAAAGGGATTGAATAA